From a single Cytophagales bacterium WSM2-2 genomic region:
- the folB gene encoding 7,8-dihydroneopterin aldolase codes for MRGKITLEGLEFHAYHGVYPHERSSGNKFEVDVIVETEIQSSAFQDDLTGTINYEDLYALVKAEMEKPSKLLERVAHNIAEVILQKFPSAVNTEVKISKFNPPIGGVCKKASVVVYKQN; via the coding sequence ATGAGGGGAAAAATTACGCTGGAAGGCCTGGAGTTTCATGCCTATCATGGAGTCTATCCACATGAGCGCTCTTCGGGAAATAAGTTTGAAGTAGACGTCATTGTCGAAACAGAAATTCAAAGTTCTGCATTTCAGGATGACCTTACGGGGACTATTAATTACGAGGATTTGTACGCGTTGGTAAAAGCAGAAATGGAGAAACCATCCAAGCTACTGGAAAGAGTAGCTCATAATATTGCTGAAGTGATCTTGCAGAAATTTCCGAGTGCCGTAAATACAGAAGTAAAAATTTCAAAATTCAATCCTCCGATCGGAGGAGTTTGCAAGAAAGCAAGTGTCGTGGTATATAAACAAAATTGA
- the cynT_1 gene encoding carbonic anhydrase, with protein sequence MEQAMEAYEKLLLQNKAWVAQKNLEDEQFFHRLADIQKPDFLWIGCSDSRVPANEITGTNPGEIFVHRNIANMVIHTDMNLLSVLDYGVNVLEVKHVIVCGHYGCGGLRAAMGNKQFGIIDNWIRHIKDVYQIYGDELDQIKDEKDRENTFADYNVIEQVFDLSQTSIIQNSWSRRNSPWVHGWIYDIHNGLIKDLKVSMNNDSDLPPVYKLKPR encoded by the coding sequence ATGGAACAAGCCATGGAAGCTTACGAAAAGTTGCTACTGCAAAACAAAGCATGGGTAGCACAAAAAAATTTAGAAGATGAACAATTCTTCCACCGACTCGCTGATATTCAGAAACCGGACTTTCTCTGGATCGGTTGCTCCGACAGCCGTGTGCCTGCAAATGAAATCACCGGCACGAACCCTGGCGAGATTTTCGTGCACCGCAACATTGCCAACATGGTAATCCATACCGACATGAATTTGCTCAGCGTACTCGACTATGGCGTGAATGTGCTGGAAGTAAAACACGTTATTGTGTGCGGTCATTATGGCTGCGGTGGCCTCCGGGCCGCTATGGGCAACAAACAGTTTGGCATCATCGACAATTGGATCCGTCATATAAAGGATGTTTATCAGATCTATGGTGATGAATTGGATCAAATCAAAGATGAAAAAGACCGTGAGAATACATTTGCCGATTACAATGTGATCGAACAGGTTTTTGATTTAAGTCAGACTTCCATTATCCAGAATTCCTGGTCGAGACGAAATAGCCCGTGGGTACATGGATGGATTTATGATATCCACAACGGACTCATTAAAGACTTAAAGGTTTCCATGAATAATGATTCAGATCTTCCCCCTGTCTATAAACTGAAACCCAGGTAG
- a CDS encoding membrane protein yields the protein MFSGIIAGIIGGIIVGILSGSSLSVSGPAAGLTSIVVVSIQDLGSFQAFLLSVVLAGIFQLALGYMRAGVFGHFFPASVIKGMLAAIGLILVLKQVPHALGLDADYEGDESFLQPDGSNTFTEIVSALDLMTPGSIVIALLSVAILISWDSSFIKSRKISLVPAPLVAVVASVLLNLVFENFLPALVINSKHFVSLPSIAASEVSSFVMLPDFLQLANPKIYTVAITLALIASVETMLSIEASDKLDPARRVTSLNRELIAQGVGNTLSGMIGGLPITSVIVRSSANILAGAKTRASTISHGMLLLSAVLLIPNVLGLIPLASLAGILIVTGLKLAKPEMFYEQFKKGWSQFMPFIVTVIVIISTDLLQGVIAGILTSVFFILKTNFHEAMIMVTDKRNYLLVLTKDVSFLNKSSLRYKFQLIPAGSKVLIDGSQAQFIDNDIREAIIDFIEFSKTKNINVELKSIKL from the coding sequence ATGTTTTCTGGAATCATTGCCGGAATCATTGGAGGAATTATAGTAGGAATCCTGAGTGGCTCCTCGTTAAGTGTAAGTGGTCCGGCTGCCGGTCTCACATCAATTGTTGTAGTTTCAATTCAGGACCTTGGCTCTTTCCAGGCCTTTTTGCTGTCCGTAGTACTGGCCGGGATTTTTCAGTTGGCGCTCGGTTACATGAGAGCAGGAGTGTTCGGACATTTCTTTCCGGCATCGGTAATCAAAGGCATGCTTGCAGCGATCGGCCTCATTCTCGTTTTAAAGCAAGTGCCACACGCACTCGGGCTGGACGCTGATTATGAAGGTGACGAATCTTTTCTTCAACCAGATGGCTCCAACACTTTCACGGAAATCGTATCCGCGCTGGACCTGATGACTCCGGGCTCTATAGTGATTGCGCTGTTGTCTGTTGCCATTTTAATTAGCTGGGATAGTTCTTTCATCAAATCAAGGAAAATAAGTCTCGTACCTGCTCCATTAGTTGCAGTGGTGGCCTCGGTGTTGCTCAATCTTGTTTTTGAAAATTTTCTACCAGCATTGGTTATCAACTCAAAGCACTTTGTTTCGTTGCCATCGATTGCCGCGAGCGAAGTTTCTTCATTTGTTATGCTTCCGGATTTCCTGCAATTAGCCAATCCTAAAATATATACTGTTGCTATCACGCTGGCGCTGATTGCCAGTGTTGAAACAATGCTGAGCATTGAGGCTAGCGACAAACTTGATCCCGCAAGGCGTGTAACATCGCTTAACCGCGAACTAATCGCTCAAGGTGTGGGAAACACGTTGTCGGGAATGATTGGTGGACTACCTATCACATCGGTGATCGTTCGCAGTTCAGCCAACATCCTGGCAGGTGCAAAGACGCGAGCTTCTACTATATCGCATGGAATGCTGTTGCTGTCCGCGGTGTTGCTAATTCCGAATGTGTTGGGTTTAATTCCTCTGGCCTCTTTGGCTGGAATACTCATTGTCACAGGACTAAAGCTGGCTAAGCCAGAAATGTTCTACGAGCAATTCAAAAAGGGCTGGAGTCAATTCATGCCGTTCATCGTCACGGTAATTGTGATTATATCTACTGATCTGCTGCAAGGCGTTATTGCCGGGATACTCACCTCCGTGTTCTTCATCCTCAAGACGAATTTTCATGAGGCCATGATTATGGTGACTGACAAAAGAAATTACCTCCTGGTGCTAACCAAAGATGTTTCGTTTCTCAACAAATCATCCCTTCGTTACAAGTTTCAACTGATACCGGCAGGATCAAAAGTGCTGATTGATGGAAGTCAGGCGCAATTCATAGACAATGACATTCGTGAAGCTATTATTGACTTCATCGAATTCTCAAAAACAAAAAATATCAACGTAGAATTAAAAAGCATAAAACTATAA